The following coding sequences lie in one Arachis ipaensis cultivar K30076 chromosome B05, Araip1.1, whole genome shotgun sequence genomic window:
- the LOC107641299 gene encoding uncharacterized protein LOC107641299, with protein sequence MDPPTKLEVVQIGSCKLSSNFSKFLAGLALRSLPLFSLLRKGCQFEWTLECGEAFQEFKRFLSQPPILTRLKVGKELVLYLSVADKAVASALIREDEVEQHPVYFTNKVLQGPELRYQKLEKFAYALIVASRRAIRRWILQQSWKWFKLALVNCLQTSPTDKAVASALIREDEVEQHPVYFTNKVLQGPELRYQKLEKFAYALIVASRRAIPSNNQAEYEALIAGLKLAEEVGATKVVVFSNSQVVTSQINGEYQAKDPKMKRYFDKTLEYLGRFAKTEVKHITRDLNSRADALSKLARPFPQASGQVNYLIVGVDYFTKWIEAEPLAIIIAQRSRKFLYKNIITRYRVPHSITTDNGTQFTDSSFKNLVASMQIKHQFTSVEHPQANGQTEAANKVILAGLMKRLEEAKGAWTEELPQVLWAYRITSQSTTGETPFRLAYGTEAIIPVEINEQSPRVNFYDEVDNVQGHKEELKLLPEV encoded by the exons atggatcctccaACAAAGTTGGAAGTGGTTCAAATTGGCTCTTGTAAACTGTCTTCAAACTTCTCCAAGTTCTTGGCAGGATTGGCGTTAAGATCCCTACCACTCTTTTctttactaagaaaaggatgccagttcgaatggactcttGAGTGTGGAGAagcattccaggagttcaaaaggtttttaAGCCAGCCTCCTATTCTGACCCGACTTAAAGTTGGGAAAGAACTCGTCCTGTATTTGTCCGTAGCTGACAAAGCTGTAGCATCAGCTCTAATACGGGAAGACGAGGTCGAGCAGCATCCTGTATACTTCACCaacaaagttctacaaggccctgaattAAGGTATCAAAAATTGGAGAAGTTTGCGTATGCCTTAATAGTAGCCTCTCGAAGAGctatacgtagatggatcctccaACAAAGTTGGAAGTGGTTCAAATTGGCTCTTGTAAACTGTCTTCAAACTTCTCCAA CTGACAAAGCTGTAGCATCAGCTCTAATACGGGAAGACGAGGTCGAGCAGCATCCTGTATACTTCACCaacaaagttctacaaggccctgaattAAGGTATCAAAAATTGGAGAAGTTTGCGTATGCCTTAATAGTAGCCTCTCGAAGAGctatac CCTCCAAcaatcaagcagaatatgaagccttgattgcaggGTTAAAACTGGCAGAAGAGGTCGGTGCAACCAAAGTAGTTGTGTTCAGCAACTCTCAGGTGGTGACTTCACAAATCAATGGAGAGTACCAGGCGAAAGACCCTAAAATGAAAAGGTACTTTGACAAAACTTTGGAGTATCTAGGGCGATTTGCCAAAACTGAGGTCAAACACATAACCCGGGATCTtaacagcagagcagacgccctctccaaaCTAGCAA GACCCTTTCCCCAAGCGTCTGGGCAAGTAAATTATCTAATAGTGGGAGTAGACTACTTCAcgaagtggatagaagcagaaccgtTAGCTATCATCATAGCCCAGAGAAGTCGGAAGTTCCTCTAcaagaacattatcacaaggtataGGGTACCCCATTCCATCACCACTGATAATGGCACTCAGTTCACCGATTCTTCCTTCAAAAACCTGGTAGCTAGCATGCAGATCAAGCATCAGTTCACTTCGGTAGAGcacccacaagcaaatggacaaaCCGAGGCAGCAAATAAAGTTATACTGGCAGGTTTAATGAAAAGGTTAGAAGAGGCAAAGGGAGCATGGACTGAGGAACTCCCTCAAGTATTATGGGCATATCGGATTACATCTCAGTCTACcacaggagaaacacccttccgacttgcttatggcaCAGAAGCCATAATACCAGTTGAAATCAAcgagcaaagtccaagggtgaaCTTCTACGACGAGGTCGATAacgtacaggggcacaaagaagaaCTCAAGTTACTTCCCGAAGTCTGA